Proteins encoded by one window of Chitinophagaceae bacterium:
- a CDS encoding N-6 DNA methylase, producing MTFTEAKQEFDSKYESVVEFDCFIPEHLTFNKKTNFKKKNGTKNEQYYKWQFLYAIIQSGLYTKDYIGTEVQFPKGNKSSAPLKLDGAIFDDITWFDKYKDFHENGNNESLEWLRKHLICVIEFKKEDNKNVADVWDKQLKAYLKESECDFCLGIMYDTERLYLFKKQENKFLRLNENYNSKKEDSKTKDLQLHLFDAYYTIPSYKQLLNKVYHPKIDRSKRTIHDLEIISGVYSSQLKDGIANILHTMDKVSLTNERGYEILVQMIALKIFDEKKNIWLKYYIQNEEKDDIEKLKFYIEPSERDYRTLNDKNVLEFTKRIKDLKEKAETTYKEILSESIIDFKNESHVKVVATIVNSLQDYSFTKSSDTDLWQIVFYQFANAFSKAEKGQFLTPIPLIKFIVNIVNPKEGETLIDPTSGSADFLSVSYIASQSDVNDKNIFGVDNDEQMIRLAQLNMLLNGDGRSTLKFQSGLGSISHKFDRDNNLFPLNIDLHKNGNWEFSNDYTKLKKFNIVLTNPPFGDNRAFEPKTSQEKELLKCYELWNIYNAKKIDLGIIFLENAYRILEDYGRLGIVVSNSIASIDSHKLARKWLMEKMRITAIFDMPSGIFGETSVNTSVIIAYKLPENELKKLKNQNYEVFFRNIEKVGYEVKTSNRIKVFNPTYKVNYDNFIIEKNEKGEPILDEDFTETISDFKKWCLRQEKYLQDIFI from the coding sequence ATGACTTTTACAGAAGCAAAACAAGAATTTGACAGCAAATATGAAAGTGTAGTAGAGTTTGACTGTTTCATTCCAGAGCATCTAACTTTTAATAAAAAAACGAATTTCAAAAAAAAAAACGGAACTAAAAACGAGCAATATTATAAGTGGCAGTTTTTATATGCTATCATTCAATCTGGCTTATATACAAAAGATTATATAGGAACAGAAGTACAGTTTCCAAAAGGAAACAAATCTTCGGCACCTTTAAAATTAGACGGAGCAATTTTTGACGACATTACTTGGTTTGACAAATACAAAGATTTTCATGAAAATGGAAACAATGAAAGTTTAGAATGGTTACGAAAACATTTAATCTGCGTAATTGAATTTAAAAAAGAAGACAACAAAAATGTTGCCGATGTTTGGGATAAGCAACTAAAAGCATATTTAAAAGAGTCAGAATGTGATTTTTGTTTAGGTATAATGTATGATACTGAAAGATTATATCTGTTTAAAAAACAAGAAAATAAATTTTTACGACTTAATGAAAATTACAATAGTAAAAAAGAAGATAGTAAAACAAAAGATTTACAATTACATTTATTTGATGCCTATTATACCATTCCAAGTTATAAACAATTATTAAACAAAGTTTATCATCCAAAAATAGATCGTTCCAAAAGAACAATTCATGATTTAGAAATTATTAGTGGGGTGTATAGTTCTCAACTAAAAGATGGAATTGCTAATATACTTCATACTATGGATAAGGTAAGCTTGACTAATGAAAGGGGATATGAAATTTTAGTACAAATGATTGCTTTAAAAATATTTGACGAAAAAAAAAATATATGGCTTAAGTATTATATACAAAACGAAGAAAAAGATGATATTGAAAAACTAAAGTTTTATATAGAGCCATCAGAAAGAGATTATAGAACTTTAAACGATAAAAATGTTTTAGAATTCACTAAAAGAATAAAAGATCTAAAAGAAAAAGCCGAAACTACCTATAAAGAAATACTAAGCGAATCAATAATTGATTTTAAAAACGAATCTCACGTAAAAGTAGTTGCAACCATAGTTAATAGTTTACAGGATTATAGTTTTACCAAATCAAGTGATACAGATTTGTGGCAGATTGTATTTTATCAGTTTGCAAATGCCTTTTCCAAAGCAGAAAAAGGGCAGTTTCTCACACCAATTCCACTGATAAAATTTATTGTAAATATAGTTAATCCAAAAGAAGGAGAAACTTTAATAGATCCTACAAGTGGAAGTGCAGATTTTTTATCAGTATCTTATATAGCTTCGCAAAGTGATGTAAACGATAAAAATATTTTTGGAGTGGATAACGATGAACAGATGATAAGATTAGCACAATTGAACATGCTTTTAAATGGAGATGGTCGTTCTACTTTAAAATTTCAATCGGGATTAGGTTCTATTTCTCATAAATTTGATAGAGATAATAATTTATTTCCACTAAACATAGACCTTCATAAGAATGGGAATTGGGAATTCTCAAATGATTACACTAAACTTAAAAAATTTAATATTGTGTTAACCAATCCTCCATTTGGGGACAATAGAGCTTTTGAACCTAAAACTAGTCAAGAAAAAGAGTTGTTAAAATGTTACGAACTTTGGAATATTTACAATGCAAAAAAAATTGATTTAGGCATAATATTCCTTGAAAACGCTTATCGTATTTTAGAAGATTATGGACGATTGGGAATAGTAGTATCCAATTCAATAGCGAGTATTGATAGTCATAAATTAGCACGAAAATGGTTAATGGAAAAAATGAGAATTACAGCTATTTTTGATATGCCTTCTGGTATTTTTGGGGAAACATCTGTAAATACATCAGTTATTATTGCATACAAATTACCAGAAAACGAGTTGAAAAAATTAAAAAACCAAAACTATGAAGTATTTTTTAGAAATATTGAAAAAGTAGGCTATGAAGTAAAAACGAGTAATAGGATTAAAGTTTTTAATCCAACCTATAAAGTAAACTACGATAATTTTATCATAGAAAAAAATGAAAAAGGAGAACCTATTTTAGATGAAGATTTTACAGAAACTATATCTGACTTTAAAAAATGGTGTTTGAGACAAGAAAAATATTTGCAGGATATTTTTATAAA
- a CDS encoding Gfo/Idh/MocA family oxidoreductase → MKENRRNFIKKTALVAGVGGSIASSFFTAGAGVSKEGDKDKKVRLGFIGVGLRGQNHLELVLERKDCVVIALADINEPNARTAQDMVVKAGGKSPFIYTKGEYDFLNLLKREDIDAVIIATPWEWHASMAVESMKHGKNVGVEVSAANTLEECWDLVNTSENTGKQCMILENVCYRRDVMAVLNMVRNNIFGELIHLECGYQHDLREVKFNDGKQPYGGGVEFGEKAYSEARWRTLHSVKRNGDLYPTHGIGPVAQMLNINKGNRFISLTSTASKSRGLHNYIIKNGGEDHPNAKVRFKLGDVITTVLKTADEETIIVSHDTNLPRPYSLGFRVQGENGIWMDVNKSIYIEGASAQKHKWEEAQPWIEKYDHPLWKRYTKESESAGHGGMDFFVIHAFIEATKRNLPTPLDAYDAAAWSAISPLSEISIACGSKPIEFPDFTRGKWMNRVNKFALNDDF, encoded by the coding sequence ATGAAAGAAAACAGGAGAAATTTTATAAAAAAAACAGCACTTGTTGCGGGGGTAGGTGGAAGCATAGCTTCTTCTTTTTTTACAGCGGGAGCAGGGGTTTCAAAAGAGGGTGATAAAGATAAAAAAGTTCGTTTAGGATTTATAGGGGTGGGGTTACGAGGGCAGAATCATTTAGAATTGGTATTGGAGAGAAAGGACTGTGTCGTAATTGCTTTAGCAGATATAAATGAACCCAATGCAAGAACTGCTCAAGATATGGTAGTAAAAGCAGGCGGAAAATCTCCTTTTATCTATACCAAAGGCGAATATGATTTTTTGAATCTTCTGAAAAGAGAAGATATTGATGCTGTTATTATTGCAACCCCTTGGGAATGGCATGCCTCTATGGCAGTAGAATCAATGAAGCATGGAAAAAATGTAGGAGTGGAGGTTTCTGCGGCAAATACTTTGGAAGAATGTTGGGATTTGGTAAATACTTCTGAAAACACAGGGAAGCAGTGTATGATTTTAGAAAATGTATGTTACAGAAGAGATGTCATGGCAGTACTCAATATGGTAAGAAATAATATCTTTGGGGAGCTTATACATTTGGAATGCGGTTACCAACATGATTTACGAGAAGTGAAGTTTAATGACGGAAAACAACCCTACGGAGGAGGAGTAGAATTTGGAGAAAAAGCATACAGCGAAGCACGTTGGAGGACACTTCATTCTGTAAAACGAAACGGCGATTTATACCCTACGCATGGCATAGGTCCCGTAGCACAAATGCTCAATATAAACAAAGGAAATAGGTTCATTTCTCTTACTTCTACCGCTTCTAAATCACGAGGACTACATAATTATATTATTAAAAATGGTGGAGAAGACCATCCAAATGCAAAAGTGCGATTTAAATTAGGAGACGTTATTACTACTGTTCTAAAAACAGCCGATGAAGAGACGATTATCGTTTCTCATGACACTAATCTGCCTCGCCCCTACTCTTTAGGGTTTAGAGTGCAAGGAGAAAATGGTATATGGATGGATGTAAATAAGTCCATTTATATAGAAGGGGCTTCAGCACAAAAACATAAATGGGAAGAGGCACAGCCATGGATAGAAAAATATGACCATCCTCTTTGGAAAAGATATACCAAAGAGTCAGAAAGTGCTGGGCATGGGGGAATGGATTTTTTTGTAATTCATGCATTTATAGAAGCAACAAAAAGGAATCTTCCTACCCCTTTGGATGCTTATGATGCGGCGGCTTGGAGCGCTATTTCACCGCTTTCCGAAATATCTATTGCTTGCGGCTCAAAGCCAATAGAATTTCCTGATTTTACTCGTGGAAAATGGATGAATAGAGTCAATAAATTTGCTCTCAATGATGATTTTTAG